Proteins encoded within one genomic window of uncultured Desulfobacter sp.:
- a CDS encoding lipopolysaccharide biosynthesis protein — translation MVKIKVSPFLKNILSTTTISLCVTASLIMTTKVLAAGLGPEGFGVYSLSRRFIANASPLVLLSMGVSLRRYVAMSSVQYTRSSYLLSAVGCVSILIVFFSVVGWAGDEFFCRTIFHDVAYINTLYACIFYIGCYCFWGVTSAFLFGMQRVGIVNFFQLLIGAVFPLVVAYSLADSQPSSVILICIGAGHLICLFVLVPALLKVRFSSLKSVILSLTELTKYGLPRVPGDFLFAGLFSLGPFLAAYFGGIKQAGFFVIAQYIFRVMEAGVSAFGQVALPKIAQLVAQKKYVFLKQQIEQLIIMIFQIGLFITIHLSFWVDEIVLIWLGEEYMASISIIQILIFALGPYLAYILLRSVIDGVEVRAVNTMNLFISLLLAIVTSLTLYYCGFALSGLAVGSAVGFAGLGVLTILYLTKRFGVKWSVFLSWPILMANVFMALIVFSVKVFFAQFQISLNLLLSGLLVEVFLFFGYLIFLYKMNSVWLWEIKKRVIKS, via the coding sequence GTGGTAAAGATCAAGGTTAGTCCATTTTTAAAAAATATTTTATCAACAACAACAATTTCACTTTGTGTCACAGCCTCTCTCATTATGACAACTAAAGTTTTAGCTGCAGGTTTGGGACCAGAGGGATTTGGAGTGTATTCGCTATCCAGAAGATTTATCGCTAATGCAAGTCCTTTAGTTTTATTGTCTATGGGTGTTTCGTTGAGACGTTATGTGGCAATGAGTTCTGTACAATATACTCGCAGTTCGTATTTACTGTCGGCTGTGGGTTGTGTTAGTATTCTTATAGTTTTCTTTTCAGTTGTCGGTTGGGCTGGCGATGAATTTTTTTGTCGCACAATTTTCCATGATGTGGCTTATATCAATACATTATATGCATGCATATTTTATATTGGATGTTATTGTTTCTGGGGCGTTACTTCGGCGTTTTTATTCGGTATGCAGAGGGTTGGAATTGTAAATTTTTTTCAACTTTTAATTGGTGCAGTCTTCCCCTTAGTCGTTGCTTATTCCTTGGCTGATTCACAACCTTCATCAGTTATACTTATATGTATTGGTGCAGGGCACCTGATCTGTTTATTTGTATTAGTACCGGCATTATTGAAAGTCAGATTTAGTAGTCTGAAAAGCGTGATACTTTCTTTAACCGAATTGACTAAATATGGTCTTCCAAGGGTGCCTGGGGATTTCCTTTTTGCCGGCCTCTTTTCTTTAGGGCCTTTTTTGGCTGCATATTTCGGGGGGATTAAGCAAGCTGGCTTTTTTGTTATAGCACAATATATATTTCGTGTAATGGAAGCGGGGGTCAGTGCTTTTGGGCAAGTCGCCCTTCCAAAAATTGCTCAACTTGTTGCTCAAAAGAAATATGTCTTCCTCAAACAACAGATTGAGCAGCTTATTATCATGATTTTTCAAATTGGGTTATTTATTACTATTCATCTTTCATTTTGGGTTGATGAGATTGTGTTAATATGGCTTGGCGAAGAGTATATGGCCAGCATATCCATTATTCAGATTTTAATTTTTGCATTAGGGCCATATCTTGCCTATATATTGTTGAGGTCAGTGATTGATGGTGTTGAGGTTCGCGCTGTAAATACCATGAACTTGTTTATTTCTCTATTATTGGCGATTGTGACATCACTGACATTATACTATTGTGGGTTTGCTCTTTCAGGCCTTGCTGTTGGCTCTGCTGTCGGCTTTGCAGGGTTGGGAGTATTAACTATTTTGTATTTAACAAAAAGATTTGGTGTCAAGTGGTCTGTCTTCCTATCGTGGCCAATTCTCATGGCAAATGTTTTTATGGCTTTAATAGTTTTTTCCGTTAAAGTTTTTTTTGCACAATTTCAGATATCCTTAAATTTATTATTGTCAGGACTGCTTGTTGAGGTATTTTTGTTTTTCGGATATCTAATTTTTTTATATAAAATGAATTCAGTTTGGCTTTGGGAAATTAAAAAAAGGGTAATTAAATCATAA